A window of the Flavobacterium sangjuense genome harbors these coding sequences:
- a CDS encoding methionine aminotransferase, whose protein sequence is MSKLPHIGTTIFTVMSQMATECNAINLSQGFPNFPVDKQLTDIVARLATQNVHQYAPMSGYPPLLEKISNLTQQSYQRVVNPKEDILITAGATEGIFATIQALVNANEEVIILDPSYDCYEAPILLCNAKPIRISLNDDYTPNWEKINEVANEKTKLIITNNPHNPTGKTWTESDFIQLEKLADSFPNLIVLSDEVYEYITFEQPHISIHHRPKLWNRSITVSSFGKSFHITGWKIGYVIAPEHLMKEIKKVHQFLVFSVNSISQIAISEYLDIVDVYSLGNFYQQKRDFFRNLLKETKLQLLPCEGTYFQVASYAGISNEDDLTFTKRLVTEFGVAAIPISIFYANEKDAKCIRFCFAKDDSTLIEAAERLMKL, encoded by the coding sequence ATGTCCAAACTTCCGCATATTGGCACCACTATATTTACAGTAATGTCACAAATGGCAACTGAGTGCAATGCCATCAATCTTTCACAAGGTTTTCCCAATTTTCCGGTTGACAAACAATTAACTGATATTGTCGCTCGATTGGCAACCCAAAACGTACATCAATACGCCCCAATGAGTGGATATCCGCCGCTTTTAGAAAAGATTTCCAACCTTACACAGCAATCCTATCAAAGAGTGGTTAATCCAAAAGAGGATATCCTAATCACCGCTGGCGCGACCGAAGGAATATTTGCCACGATTCAGGCTTTAGTCAATGCAAATGAGGAAGTTATTATTCTTGATCCGAGTTATGATTGCTATGAAGCACCAATTTTATTGTGTAATGCCAAACCAATTCGGATTTCGCTCAATGATGATTATACACCCAATTGGGAAAAGATAAATGAAGTGGCAAATGAGAAAACGAAACTTATCATCACCAATAATCCGCATAATCCAACAGGAAAAACATGGACAGAAAGTGATTTTATTCAATTGGAAAAACTTGCTGACTCCTTCCCTAACCTGATTGTACTTTCGGATGAAGTTTATGAATACATCACTTTTGAACAGCCTCACATTTCAATACATCATCGTCCAAAATTGTGGAATCGCAGCATCACCGTTTCTTCTTTTGGGAAATCGTTTCATATTACCGGCTGGAAAATTGGCTACGTCATTGCGCCGGAACATTTGATGAAAGAAATCAAAAAAGTACATCAGTTCCTGGTTTTTAGTGTGAACAGCATTTCGCAGATTGCGATTTCAGAATATTTAGATATAGTTGATGTCTACAGTTTGGGGAATTTCTACCAACAGAAAAGAGATTTCTTCCGTAATTTATTGAAAGAAACCAAACTCCAACTCTTGCCTTGCGAAGGCACTTATTTCCAGGTTGCTTCTTATGCTGGAATTTCAAACGAAGATGATTTGACGTTCACCAAAAGACTTGTAACCGAATTTGGCGTGGCTGCCATTCCGATTTCTATTTTCTATGCCAATGAAAAGGATGCTAAATGCATTCGTTTTTGTTTTGCCAAAGATGATTCAACACTAATTGAAGCCGCAGAACGATTGATGAAATTATAA